From Hydra vulgaris chromosome 15, alternate assembly HydraT2T_AEP, one genomic window encodes:
- the LOC100214128 gene encoding uncharacterized protein KIAA1143 homolog isoform X2 yields MAGSGKDNIQSIKQELPKFIREFKARTGQSERPSIDEKKKNSVSDEDDKIRDDEAPLIELSEKVSKDEAAAFLKSKFGQNVIIDSKKRSYQLDELEGCKSLKDDDSKLTFRQPTNRKEPSNKKKKSEMKQVKNSKLLSFGCEEDENEDT; encoded by the exons atggctgGCTCTG GTAAAGACAATATACAATCTATAAAGCAAGAGTTGCCAAAGTTTATCAGAGAATTTAAAGCCAGAACAGGTCAAAGCGAAAGACCTagcattgatgaaaaaaaaaaaaattctgtttctGATGAAGATGACAAAATTCGAGATGATGAAGCTCCATTAATAGAATTATCAGAAAAAGTTTCTAAAGATGAAGCAGCAGCTTTtcttaaatcaaaatttggtcaaaatgttattattgactCAAAGAAAAGGTCTTATCAACTTGATGAACTTGAGg GTTGCAAGAGTCTGAAGGATGATGATAGTAAACTAACTTTTAGACAGCCGACTAATCGAAAAGAGCcttcaaataagaaaaaaaaaagtgaaatgaagcaagttaaaaatagtaaactttTGTCTTTTGGCTGCGAGGAAGACGAAAACGAGGATACTTAA